The following is a genomic window from Malus sylvestris chromosome 12, drMalSylv7.2, whole genome shotgun sequence.
ATTGGTTGTAGATTGGAGTAGTTCACAATATCGTATTCTTAAAAACTTCACGATGATTCAAATCATGTGGTCCCTTCTttcgttttttcttttcttgttttagttATAAAAGGCATTCTTTTGGTTATAAAATGGTAAAGGTACaaaatttaacagaaattttgaATAAACTGAACTAAAAATTAGGaacaaaaatggaaaaataatattatagaGGATCGagttttaattgaaaaaaaaaaagtgaaaatacACCCAAAAAAAGAAGGGtcacccaaaaaaaagaagggtCGGTGGAAGAAGAGGTCCTTAAATTCTTGTCACTGATGCCTGAAAATCAGTCTATTCCATATTCCTTCGTGGCTTCATCGTCAACTTCACATCCACCACATAATTCCATTCTTTTTCTAGCAACTTACTCCGTCCAAATTCGAGATTTCAACATTAGTTTTACTGAAATTTTGATAAGATTTGAAATCGTTATATGATGTgtgtgtaaaaataaatatgcaAATTGAGTGATATAACCTTCAACCTGTTCTTTTTCTTGTCACACCCCAAAATCACATGTCACGATGAACCTAAAGGGAATGCCTGTAACATTTCAGGTGAGACAACTGTGCCAAAAATATGCCGAGAACGCTAGGAAGAGGTTCAACTTCTATTTAGATGCAATCTTGTCTCAAGACAGCTCTGCTGCACTTGACTTTATTTTACAGGCCAAGCCCTTGGCTGAAGCAGGAGAAAAGCTCCTCCGAAGTATTGAACATAAACAGGTAAAACTACCTTCTGTACAAGAGTTGGTTCCTCTGCTCGGGTTTTCTCTGCTGACATTGTGATTTTAAGTTGAACCAATGTGGTTTCTTTTTGGACAGGAAGCCTTACTGTGGGAAAGACCAACAATCAGGAATATCCTCAACCCTAGTCGCTTCTATGTTCGAGAAAAATTGCAGGAAGTTGAAATACCCTTGAGAGGGATTGCAATAGCTTCAACTTCATGCCCTTCCTTTCCTGTTGCCATGATGAAGAAACTGCAAGCGGACTCTTTACACGACCTGAAAAGGCAAATACATGACCAGCTTGAGCAACTCGAGCGCTTTGCACCTTTCTacacaagaaagaaaaaggaaagatctTTGAAAGAGGCCTTCTGGCCCCTTgaaaccatttttcatgaagaTTTATTGGctttctttttcgttgattgtCTGAAACTCCTCCAGGAAAATACCGAGGCTATTGAAGAATGCAAGCGAGAGAGCTCTTGCACTGAAAGCTCAGGCGGTTCACAAATCAAATGGAGCTGTGACATTTTGTGCATTAAACCAAGCAAAACAAGTCTATATTTTGCAGTTAAGTGCTCACTTTCATTAGGCCTTGCTGTGCTGTTGGGTTTGCTGTTCAATGAGAGAGAAGCATGTTGGGCAGGACTAATAATCGCAATAAGCTTTGTTAGGGGAAGACAAGCAACATTTACTGTAGCGAATGCTAGAGCACAATCTACGGCAATGGGATCAATCTACGGGATCTTGTGTTGCTTCATCTTCAAGGAAGTCGAGGACTTGAGTTTCTTACCTCTTCTACCTTGGTTAGTTTTCACAAGCTTTCTAAGGCACAGCAGGATGTATGGCCAAGCCGGTGGAATATCAGCAGCTGTAGGGGCACTACTAATACTTGGTAGGAAAGATTATGGCCCTCCGATCGATTTTGCAATTGCTCGAATCACAGGGGCTGTCATTGGATTGATATGTTTCGTCACCATAGAGATTCTCACATCCCCTGCAAGAGCAGCAACTCTGGCAAAACTCAAACTTTCACTTGGATTGGGATCCCTTCAAGCATGCATCGAAGATTTAGTTCTTTTTGACAACCAAATCGCTTCAATGAGTCCAAAGTTGAGACAGAAACAGAGTAAGTTGAAATCCCATGTCAAAAAGTTAGAGAAGTTCATTGAAGAAGCTCAGCTGGAGCCTAATTTCTGGTTCATCCCTTTCAACGGTGCCTGTTATAGCAAACTCCTGAGATCTTTATCAAACATGGAGAATCTTTCGCTTTTCATGTCCAACATAATAGAATCTCTATCACTCGTATTACAGCGCTTCGACCTTGATTTGGAAGAACTCCGAAAACCCATGAAGGGCTTTGAGAAAGATTTGGAGATTTTCAAGAAAAAAGTTGGGAAATCTCTGCACTGTCTTCAAGAACTGGCTTCCAAGAAGTCTGTTGCAGTTCATAACAAACATGACATTGAGTTCGGAACATCAGCAAGGGAAAATGATTCTAGGGGCTTGGATTCAGAGAAGGAAGAGACTGAAAGCATTGTAGACTCTTTTCTTCAAAATTCCAATGAATTATCCAAAAAAATTGCCGCCAGGACTGGATTAATAGAGGATCATCAGAAGCTTAGAGGGCAAGTAACTGTTTGTTTGGGTGGATTAGGGTTTTGCATCAGCAGTCTGCTGAGGGAAGTAAAGGAGATGGAGAAAGAGTTTCAAGAACTTATCAAATTG
Proteins encoded in this region:
- the LOC126592704 gene encoding uncharacterized protein LOC126592704 gives rise to the protein MVPASRTSWTCAVWFLRLRAAFQTILACTIVYTTTLYGPQPLRRLVAYPGYSYLTTILILSDATLGEALRGFWHTLYGCIQVLILTLLSLRLIGPAHFSYFVSALAVALCTFVVALPGATHLMSKRIAFGQIVIVYVGTAIHCAEADELVLMRPIQVCLSTVLGASASVGAMLFPNLFFYRKPSLAAVLSPYLAYHEVRQLCQKYAENARKRFNFYLDAILSQDSSAALDFILQAKPLAEAGEKLLRSIEHKQEALLWERPTIRNILNPSRFYVREKLQEVEIPLRGIAIASTSCPSFPVAMMKKLQADSLHDLKRQIHDQLEQLERFAPFYTRKKKERSLKEAFWPLETIFHEDLLAFFFVDCLKLLQENTEAIEECKRESSCTESSGGSQIKWSCDILCIKPSKTSLYFAVKCSLSLGLAVLLGLLFNEREACWAGLIIAISFVRGRQATFTVANARAQSTAMGSIYGILCCFIFKEVEDLSFLPLLPWLVFTSFLRHSRMYGQAGGISAAVGALLILGRKDYGPPIDFAIARITGAVIGLICFVTIEILTSPARAATLAKLKLSLGLGSLQACIEDLVLFDNQIASMSPKLRQKQSKLKSHVKKLEKFIEEAQLEPNFWFIPFNGACYSKLLRSLSNMENLSLFMSNIIESLSLVLQRFDLDLEELRKPMKGFEKDLEIFKKKVGKSLHCLQELASKKSVAVHNKHDIEFGTSARENDSRGLDSEKEETESIVDSFLQNSNELSKKIAARTGLIEDHQKLRGQVTVCLGGLGFCISSLLREVKEMEKEFQELIKLEHPSSHVIV